A stretch of DNA from Pseudonocardia hierapolitana:
GGTCCGCCGCTCTCCGGCGCGATCGTCGGCGACGTGGTCGGCTTCGCCCTGCGCTGGGAGAGCCAGCAACACGGCGAGCTGTGGATCTCCGGCGACACCGTGCTGTACGGCGGCCTTCGCGAGGTCGCCGACCGGGTACGGGTCGGCGTGGCGCTGCTGCACCTCGGCGGGGTCCGGTTCCCGGTCACCGGCCCGGTGCGGTACACGATGACGGCCCGGCAGGCGGTCGAGCTGTGCCGGCTCGTCCGGCCGCGCACGGTCGTCCCCGTCCACTACGAGGGCTGGAAGCACTTCCAGGAGCCGCGGCCGGTGATCGAGCACGCCTTCGCGCGGGCGCCTGACGTGCACCGCCTCGTCCGCTGGCTACCCATCGGAACACCGAGCGACCTGGAAATCTGACGCGCGATCGGTTCGCCGGCACAGCCGCTTCAGCAGCGCCGGGCGCGCCGCTTCCGGTGCCGCATCCGGCTCGGCCGCGGTGGCTGACGGCCCCGAGACGGGCGTCGACGTCGCCATCCGGTTCATGGCTCAGCAGCCCGGCGGCGCGGAACGCGTGCTCGCCATCCATCGGCGGCTGCCCGACCGGCGGTGTCGTGGCTGCCTCACGACGGCCACGAGATGGCCGTGTCCGGTCGCGCGCTTCGCGATGCGGGCCCAGCGAGCCCGGGATCAGCGCGGGCGCGACTGAGCTACTCCGCCGGCGAACGGCATCGTCCGCCATTGGTCGACGGCCGGCATCACGTACTCCACCAACACCGGCAGTTGCGGCGCGAGCGCGAGCACGGAGACTGCCCGCAGCATCCCCACGGCGTTCACGAAGCGCAGGACGTCCTCGTTCAACGGCCTCAAGCCATTGCGCTGCGCGCCCCGGTTGTAAGCGGCTTCCAGGTCGGACCCGAGACCGGCGAGGTCCCACTCGACCGGACCCGATGTGACCAGCTCGAAGTCGGAGTAGAGGTTCCGGTTCACCCCGGAGAAGACGTTCGCGGGCGGGGAGTCGCCGTGGATGGGCTGGATCTCGATCCCCGGGAACGCGCGCTCGAACGCCGAGCGTGAGCGCACGAGGGGTTCCAGGACCTGCCACTCGCGGCGTGCGCGGTCCAGGTCGGACGGGCCGACCAGGTCGGGCCGTTTCTCGAGCAGAGCGAGAGTCCGAGGTCGCGCCCTGCTCCGACAGCCGCGCCGACCGCGGCCGAGGTGCGGCGGGCGATGTCTCGTGGGCTCACGAAATCGCGCATGCACCGATCATTCCGTCAGGTTCGGTCCGGCTGGCAGCTCGGGCACCAGGCGGTACCGCGCCCACCGACGCGGTCGTGCGCCAGCGTCGCCCCGCACCTCGGGCACGAGCCGGGCCGATCATCACGGTGCCCCGTGAGCCAGGAGTTCCTCGGCGGCACGCGTTCGTCCCGTACCGACCGGCGGACCACGCTCCGCATGCTGCGGTGCACCTGGGCGAGATCGTCATCACTCAGACCCGCACAGATCCGGCGGGGGTTGATCCGGGCGTGCCAGAGGATCTCGTCGGCGAGCAGGTTGCCCAAACCCGCGAGCACCGACTGATCCACCAACGCAGCCTTGACCTGACGCCGCATCCCTTGGAGCAGCGTGCGTGTCTCCTCACGGGAGACCGTCGCCGCGTCTGGCCCCAGGTCGGCCAGGACCTCCTCGACCTCACCGGCGTCCGCTGCCAGCCGCAGTCCCTGCAGTTTGCGCATGTCCCGGTACCGCAGCTCACCGTCGGGTAGCACGAACACCACCCGGTCGTGCCGGTGCCGCTCCGAGCCGTCGGATGCCCAGACCAGCGAGCCGGTCATGCCGAAATGCGCCAGCAGCACCGGCCCGTCCCGCATGGGGACGATGAGCCACTTCCCGTGACGGCTCGGCTCGTCGAACCGTCGCCCGCACAACCGCTCCGTGAACCGCCTCGGGGCGACTCCG
This window harbors:
- a CDS encoding MBL fold metallo-hydrolase; this encodes MTGVRVTHVGGPTSLVEVGGWRILTDPTLDPPGRRYAFGWGTSSRKLVGPAVSADALGPIDAVLLTHDHHGDNLDDAGRALLPTAGTVLTTVSGAGRLGGNARGLAPWSSMRLERAGLPTIEVTATPCRHGPPLSGAIVGDVVGFALRWESQQHGELWISGDTVLYGGLREVADRVRVGVALLHLGGVRFPVTGPVRYTMTARQAVELCRLVRPRTVVPVHYEGWKHFQEPRPVIEHAFARAPDVHRLVRWLPIGTPSDLEI
- a CDS encoding Fpg/Nei family DNA glycosylase yields the protein MPELPDVEGFRRVLAEHATGRRVERVDVLDRGVLRGVAPRRFTERLCGRRFDEPSRHGKWLIVPMRDGPVLLAHFGMTGSLVWASDGSERHRHDRVVFVLPDGELRYRDMRKLQGLRLAADAGEVEEVLADLGPDAATVSREETRTLLQGMRRQVKAALVDQSVLAGLGNLLADEILWHARINPRRICAGLSDDDLAQVHRSMRSVVRRSVRDERVPPRNSWLTGHRDDRPGSCPRCGATLAHDRVGGRGTAWCPSCQPDRT